DNA sequence from the Nicotiana tomentosiformis chromosome 3, ASM39032v3, whole genome shotgun sequence genome:
gcttatttaccgctttgatactatttgaactgtattaaattttcttcttacgcctcccttctgagtcttctgaatttatggtgcacacgtgcgcgtggcccacttttctgttagaagtcATACCAATTAGAACGAGGCTGGGTCaataactaggccgggtagactttcgtgctctcGGTACGTtacccccacctcggctcgagctgtccgcttgggtaagccaggtctaaaacactccccttaggatttaaacctagaataacatagcctcatgccggatccctagtaggtacgtttgtttgcatcacgtgcatttgactttggggactcaacacaggggttgggtccgtctaggacaggtgtacccgaaattacaagaccatcctgatgcatcttatgtgttacttgtgcattatgtttgatttggtttgtgcatgttgaccggtttctaaaataaaaataaaaatataaaaatattgagggaaaaccagaaagaagaaaatatgagggagaaaatttacccgattttcgaaaatctcagtatttaccccccaaccaaaaaaaaagaagcctgaatttttcaaaaaaagtgtcatcctattcctgaaatatttacgaactacgcgggtctgattctcaccggatgtgagatacgtaggcaaccttcatagggttcggccccatttttataaaataactataaaaaaaaaatgtgTCTGgtgttttttttaatcaaaaaacaAATAAGCAGACCCAGCTTCGGTTAATCCCAAATCGTTCCTGTTAGGATAGCCTTAGAACATCTTCAAAATTGTTGAAGGGCTGTTCTCGCAAGAACGAACGTGTTTGTCAATTGGAAATCACTTTTACCATAATGCCCTTCCCCCGGCCCTAAAGCTATCCTTGAAAGTAAGAAGGGGTCATAGTTGCAAAAATAGCCACCCTTTCTTCGGTcacaattgcaaaaatagcccccATTTTCgttgatttttcttaaaattgagtTATTTACAAAAGATTGTTTTGCAAAAAGAGTGCATTGGTTCTGTCTCTTGAGACTAGTGTCAACCCTAACCTTAACCACCCACAGGTACAAAATGAGCACTGTCCAGAACACACCGTTCACAGTTGTAGACGAGGCTCCACTTCAGCTTCAGATGTGGTGGTATGATTTAGGAGAAGATGGTCAGAAATGGGTCACCAAGCATCTGGGAGCCCTCACagatattataaaaattaaaccacgggacgatttgattgaggcactagtgacTTTTTGGGACCCTGTTCACAATATTTTTCGCTTCTCCGATTTTGAGCTAACTCCCACTTTAGAAGAGATAGCTGGATATTCCGGGTTTGGCAGGGATTTGAGAAACCAGGAGCTCATATTCCCGAGGGCTCTTTCTGTACACCGATTCTTCGATCTTTTGAACATCAGTAAGCAAATTAGAAAGACCAACGTAGTCAAAGGGTGTTGTTCTTTCTACTTCCTATACTCTAGGTTCGGGCAGCCAAATGGGTTTGAAATGCatgaaaagggccttaaaaacaaGCAGAACAAAGACACATGGCATATTCATCGTCGCTTCGCCTTCATAATGGCGTTTCTGGGAATTATGGTCTTCCCAAACAAGGAGCGGACAATTGATACCCGCATAGCCAGGGTTGTACAGGTCCTCACTACCAAAGAACATCACACTCTTGCCCCGATCATTCTATCAGACATTTATCGGGCGTTAACTTTGTGCAAGTCTGGGGCAGAATTCTTCGAAGGGTGCAATATTTTGTTACAAATGTGGTTGATTGAGCATCTCCGACATCACCCCAAGTTCATGAGCTATGGTCCGAGCAAGGACAATTTCATTGATAGTTACgaagaaagagtaaaagattacaactctccagaaggggtggaagcctggatatcctacctaagatctttaaatgcaagtcaaattgagtggactttgggatggctcccgctaagagaggtgatacacatgtcTGCCCTAAAAAGTCATTTGCTGTTGTTGGGTTTGAGAAATGTCCAGCCGTATGCGCCACACAGAGTTCTAAGACAGCTAGGAAGGTACCAAGTAGTACCTAAAgatgaagatttgagtgtgcaagttattgagctacaccccgaagccccactccccgaagctttaatccaacaaatttggaatggttgtcgcTACTTGAAAGATGATACTCAGGTGCTAGATCCTGTGAGAGGTGAGGTAGATCCGGGTTATGCTATATGGTTTGGGAAGAGGTCTCGCGTGGATGATGTGCCAGAGCCCAAAAGGCCCACAAAAAGACCACATGTTCAAGCCTTTGATGATAAAATCCAAGAACGGTTGGCCTGGGGTGAACGGGAAAAGGGATACAAAACAACTATTCATGCCTTAGGAGAAAGGCTGAGAAACCTCAATTTTGAGAAAGACTTGCAAGAACAAGAAgccgaaggggaaaagaagagtctGATCCACAAAAATGAAGCCCTTCATGCTCAACTTCAACAGATGAAGAAAGCCTCTGAAGTGCCAGTGAGAAGTTGGAAAGATCAGAGAACCATTGCCAATCTGATGGAAAAGGTGCAAGATTATGATTCCCTCTTGGCAAAGACTGAAAAGGCATTGGACAAAGCCAAGGAAAAGATCGTACAGCTAAATGAGAAGGCCGAATCAAGTAAGGATCGCCAAGTAACAAAATTTGAAGGAGAGAGGGCTCAATTCGAGAGAGAGAAGGCCCATTGGGTACGTTCAGAAGCTCATCTCCATGCACAGTTGGAAGAAATGAGAAGGTACAATAGAGAATACCAGCATGCAGATTTTGATAGGGAGATGGCTCAGGCGAGACTCGAGCAGGCTAGACTTCGGGCTCAGTTGGAGTCAGCCTTAGATCGTGAGGGACACATAAGGGAGATAGCCACCACTCGCCAGCAGCAGTTACAAGATCGAGACCAGAATTTCcagtacttcaaagagcaagtccaTAATTTGGTTGTTTATACCGCTCAAAGTTATGTGAACTGCCAAGGGATGgattatgagaagtttttggagCATGCACCTACTTTTGCCCGTCATCTTGCAGCAGAGTTAGAAAGGATGTACCGTACATTAGGGGGTCAACCAGGGCAAGCCCCACCATGAGCAGATGTTCCAGTGTTTAAAAGCAAGAAGATTGGGGAGTTGAATTATAATCGTAGTTGTTAGAACTTTTTTGATGTAGTAGTTATGttttagtttgagtcattgttgaatctttaaaatcgttgtcttttagtcttgtcagagtttggtaagtcattttcaatgtaatgtcctttctattattgtattatttcgttttgttaaaaaaaaaaaaatctactattattgttttcccctgaactacgtaatggtctgattcatgcggcgtcatgatacgtaggcaatcctcatcgaatgcgatcataaccataattaatctaaaaaaaatgaaaaaaaaaacttgttaaattcaagatgaaaataaaccaataaatcaataagccgggatgaaacataaagctttccaagatcattttagaaatgaaaatggcattaggtgcataacatataatgtgtgattaatatcttcaaaatgcctaactctaacatgtttgttgtttgtcattttaaaagataaagtaaaacagaggtggttggtttgtggtttaaactggcgactcacccttacaacacgagatcaaaaggaaaaagtagaatggcaaacaacagtgagaatgagtcagataatgatgatatccatggacaattggttgaacaaggttcaggactggttgaagaagtaagagtgttgaagcaacaattggcagagatgtaccaagcATGGGTGAATGGACAAGCACCGCCCTCACTATCCATAGGGCCTTCGGATAATCTCCATAATGTGTCAGTTGCCACTCAAGTGCCTatctccataacaagtaacccattgtaccaacctggattcagtccgagcattaaccttcccactatccccagtacctccattccacGTCCTCCAATCGCATCTCTCACAAATGACCCACCTACTATACCCATTGTCCATACTTTCACTGTCCCTCAACCGGCTCTTGCTCAAAAGTCCAATAATGATCCACAATTGgatgctcatgatgcccaacattactctctagaactgactttaaaggttccagattcatacaagcacactcctcataacgtgttcccaattgagatcgaaaagcccgaaaagaatatggaacaagaggaaatgaccagaaaaatgaagaggttggaacaaaccatgagaaacatacagGGTTTGGGGGGCCACAAGAGTATTTCGTTTAACGATCTATGCATGTTTCCCCATGTTCATTTGCCACCCGGCTtcaagacccccaagtttgacaagtatgatgggcatggtgatctcgttgcccatttgaagaggtattgtaaccaactaaggggagcgggaggcaaagaagaatttctcatggcttattttggggaaagtttgacaggaattgcttcagagtggttcatagatcaagacatctctcactggcacgtttggaataacatggctcaagattttgtccaacagtttcagtacaatattgatatagtgccagaccgctcctctctcgtcaacataaagaagaaaccaacaAAAAACTTCAaagaatatgcaatcaagtggagagagcaggctgctagggtcaaaccaccaatgaaagaggcagaaatgattgactattttctccaagctcaggatcctgattacctccattacatgCTTGCCGCCATCGGTAAACCTTTTGCTGAGGCGATTAAgattggtgaaatagttgagaatggcatgaagTCAGGCAAAATTGTGAGTCAGGCGGCCCTTAAGGcaaccacacaagcaattcaaagTGGGTCAGGCAATTTCGGAAATCGAAAAAAGAAGGAGGAAGGATCCATGATGGCATCTGGGTTCGGAGGAGTTCAAAGAGGAATAACTCCTTCTTACGTGCAATTCCAACAAGGACTATCCAATTCTCTTCAACATTATTATCCGCCTCAAGGTCCCCGATACTCAGTTCCCCTGCAACAatacacagtgtttaatgctcaggctTATGCTAGGCCTCCCAATCACCAACAATGGCGGGCACCGATTCCACAAGGCTCCCGTCAACTCCGGCCGAATTTTCAGGCACCATATAATCCTCGTCCCTAACAagaatatgtgagagaataggagCCAAAtaaagagttcaccccaattggagaatcgtatacaagcctatttcgaaagttgatgcagttgaagttgattgaacctattatgccgcgctatgtgaatccaaattcaaaaggttttgactcaaatgcaaaatgtgagtatcactctaacacccaagggcatagtactgaaaactgttggacattaaagaaag
Encoded proteins:
- the LOC138908794 gene encoding uncharacterized protein; translation: MSTVQNTPFTVVDEAPLQLQMWWYDLGEDGQKWVTKHLGALTDIIKIKPRDDLIEALVTFWDPVHNIFRFSDFELTPTLEEIAGYSGFGRDLRNQELIFPRALSVHRFFDLLNISKQIRKTNVVKGCCSFYFLYSRFGQPNGFEMHEKGLKNKQNKDTWHIHRRFAFIMAFLGIMVFPNKERTIDTRIARVVQVLTTKEHHTLAPIILSDIYRALTLCKSGAEFFEGCNILLQMWLIEHLRHHPKFMSYGPSKDNFIDSYEERVKDYNSPEGVEAWISYLRSLNASQIEWTLGWLPLREVIHMSALKSHLLLLGLRNVQPYAPHRVLRQLGRYQVVPKDEDLSVQVIELHPEAPLPEALIQQIWNGCRYLKDDTQVLDPVRGEVDPGYAIWFGKRSRVDDVPEPKRPTKRPHVQAFDDKIQERLAWGEREKGYKTTIHALGERLRNLNFEKDLQEQEAEGEKKSLIHKNEALHAQLQQMKKASEVPVRSWKDQRTIANLMEKVQDYDSLLAKTEKALDKAKEKIVQLNEKAESSKDRQVTKFEGERAQFEREKAHWVRSEAHLHAQLEEMRRYNREYQHADFDREMAQARLEQARLRAQLESALDREGHIREIATTRQQQLQDRDQNFQYFKEQVHNLVVYTAQSYVNCQGMDYEKFLEHAPTFARHLAAELERMYRTLGGQPGQAPP